One region of Blattabacterium cuenoti genomic DNA includes:
- the folB gene encoding dihydroneopterin aldolase codes for MGKIVLENIKLFGFHGCMPEEEYVGSHYTITLEVEFDFYQASVSDDLSKTINYVDLYYIVKEEMKINSKLIEHLAQRIIQRIKKYKKPLIKYTKVKICKENPPLQGNIIDRVCVILDNS; via the coding sequence ATGGGAAAAATTGTACTAGAAAATATTAAACTATTTGGATTTCATGGATGTATGCCGGAAGAAGAATATGTTGGGTCTCACTATACGATAACTTTAGAAGTTGAATTTGATTTTTATCAAGCATCTGTTAGTGATGATTTATCCAAAACTATTAATTATGTAGATTTGTATTACATTGTTAAAGAAGAAATGAAGATCAATTCTAAATTGATTGAACATTTAGCACAAAGAATAATTCAAAGGATAAAAAAATACAAAAAACCTTTGATTAAATATACAAAAGTGAAAATTTGCAAAGAAAATCCACCATTACAAGGAAATATAATAGATAGAGTATGTGTGATTTTAGATAATAGTTAA
- the rnr gene encoding ribonuclease R, translating to MKKERKIKKKHHNLSTGFINITNHGYAFVHINGLKKDVFIPKNKTNRALEGDLVKVRFYSKKGIKMEGEVLKIIKRKTKKFIGILKFNVKNEYGIVYNTNLHVDILIPIQKLEKCHHNDNDKVLVQIISWPKKFKNPLGKIIKVFGSSGEYKTEIYSLLEEYGMSYKFSKNLENEAKKIFNKSILDLDLNFRRDMRNVNTFTIDPLNAKDFDDALSIRKLNYDTWEIGVHISDVSHYIKEGSSLDKEAYLRATSVYLVEEVIPMLPKILSNNLCSLQPKKDKLSFSYIFNINSQGKILKDWFGKTIIRSDKKFSYNEVQSIIDQKKGDYYEDIYTLFLFSKILIKNRLKNGAFFIEKVEVKFHLDEKNNPISLYLEKNNDAHRLIEELMLLTNRKISEFVSLNLDGGLSKKLYIYRVHDVPDFQKIFFLKKIIEPLGYFLDIKNLKTSINHLLKQIKGKPEQNMIENLVLRSMSKAKYSTNNIGHYGLSFIYYTHFTSPIRRYSDIIAHRLLYHYLTVNKNEIKNKNEEYKLKTIEFYEKQSHYCSYKERLAIDVEREFLKYMQVKYIKKFIGEEFYGIITGFTDWSIYIDLLLFQTEGMVRLRDIKEDFYVLNPNNYSIIGKKKRKIYHLGDKVKVKLIDANIEKKQIILDWIDNINI from the coding sequence ATGAAAAAGGAAAGAAAAATAAAAAAGAAACATCATAATTTATCCACAGGATTTATTAATATCACTAATCATGGATATGCATTTGTTCATATTAACGGATTGAAAAAAGATGTTTTTATTCCGAAAAATAAAACAAATCGAGCTTTAGAAGGAGATTTAGTAAAAGTTAGATTTTATAGTAAAAAAGGAATAAAAATGGAAGGAGAAGTATTAAAAATAATTAAAAGAAAAACCAAAAAATTTATTGGAATATTAAAATTTAACGTTAAAAATGAATACGGAATAGTATATAATACTAATCTTCATGTAGATATATTAATTCCAATACAAAAATTGGAAAAATGTCATCACAATGATAATGATAAAGTATTAGTTCAAATTATATCATGGCCTAAAAAATTTAAAAATCCTTTAGGAAAAATTATAAAAGTATTTGGATCTTCTGGAGAATATAAAACAGAAATTTATTCCTTATTAGAAGAATATGGAATGTCATACAAATTTTCAAAAAATTTGGAAAATGAAGCTAAAAAAATTTTTAACAAATCAATTTTAGATTTGGATCTAAATTTCAGAAGAGATATGCGAAATGTTAATACATTTACTATAGATCCTTTAAATGCAAAAGATTTTGATGATGCTCTTTCTATTAGAAAATTAAACTATGATACTTGGGAAATAGGAGTACACATATCTGATGTCTCTCACTATATAAAAGAAGGAAGTTCACTGGATAAAGAGGCATATTTACGTGCTACATCTGTTTATCTTGTAGAAGAAGTTATTCCTATGCTTCCCAAAATATTGTCTAATAATCTTTGTTCATTACAACCAAAAAAAGATAAATTAAGTTTTTCTTATATTTTTAACATTAATAGTCAAGGAAAAATATTGAAAGACTGGTTTGGAAAAACCATAATACGATCTGATAAAAAATTTTCATATAATGAAGTTCAATCTATTATAGATCAAAAAAAAGGAGATTATTATGAAGATATTTATACATTATTTTTATTTTCTAAAATATTAATTAAAAATCGATTAAAAAATGGAGCATTTTTTATAGAAAAAGTGGAAGTAAAATTCCATTTAGATGAAAAAAATAACCCAATATCTTTATATTTAGAAAAAAACAATGATGCACATCGTTTAATTGAAGAATTAATGTTATTAACTAATCGAAAAATTTCAGAATTTGTTAGTTTAAATTTAGATGGAGGTCTTTCTAAAAAACTCTATATATACAGAGTACACGATGTTCCAGATTTTCAGAAAATTTTTTTTCTCAAAAAAATTATAGAACCTTTAGGTTATTTTTTAGATATAAAAAATCTAAAAACTTCTATTAATCATTTATTAAAACAGATTAAAGGAAAACCAGAACAAAATATGATTGAAAATTTAGTTCTTCGTTCCATGAGCAAAGCTAAATATTCCACAAATAATATAGGGCATTATGGGCTTTCTTTTATTTATTACACACATTTTACTTCTCCTATAAGGAGATATTCAGATATAATAGCTCATCGTTTGTTATATCATTATTTAACAGTAAATAAAAATGAAATAAAAAATAAAAATGAAGAATATAAACTGAAAACAATAGAATTTTATGAAAAACAATCCCATTATTGTAGTTATAAAGAACGTTTAGCTATAGATGTAGAAAGAGAATTTTTAAAATATATGCAAGTTAAATATATAAAAAAATTTATAGGAGAAGAATTTTATGGTATTATTACAGGATTTACTGATTGGAGTATTTATATTGATTTATTATTGTTTCAAACTGAAGGAATGGTACGATTACGTGATATTAAAGAAGATTTTTATGTTCTAAATCCAAATAATTATAGTATAATTGGAAAAAAAAAAAGAAAAATTTATCATTTAGGAGACAAAGTAAAAGTAAAACTTATAGATGCTAATATAGAAAAGAAACAAATTATTCTTGATTGGATTGATAATATTAATATATAA
- a CDS encoding phosphoglycerate kinase, with protein MTKKIKTINDFNFENQTALIRVDFNVPINKSYEITDDTRIRYSIPTIQKILYEKGKIVLISHFGRPKGISSKIYSLKFLVHYLSKQLKVTVNFHEHCVGETVRKKVNELKNGEILLLENLRFYKEEEEENENFAYELSKLGDIYVNDAFGVSHRFHSSITILPKFFGKKKCIGFLMKKEIQFIDKFSYGKGKRPITILLGGAKISSKIKIIENIINFADYILIGGAMSYPFIKMKGGMIGDSMIEKNQSIENTLKKIFHKNKNNIIHLPKDVIIADSFKNEANTKISPIHSIPNGWMGLDIGPFSIKNFCKIIEKSETILWNGPVGVFEFSNFSYGTRSIAKSVANTTEKGAFSLVGGGDSIASLKMEKCDQKISYLSTGGGAMLDSLKTQTLPGISAVIQ; from the coding sequence ATGACAAAGAAGATCAAAACTATTAACGATTTTAATTTTGAAAATCAAACGGCTCTAATAAGAGTTGATTTTAACGTTCCTATTAATAAATCTTATGAAATAACAGATGATACACGTATTCGATATAGCATTCCTACCATTCAAAAAATTCTTTATGAAAAAGGAAAAATTGTTCTTATTTCTCATTTTGGTAGACCCAAAGGAATTTCTTCTAAAATTTATTCTTTAAAATTCTTAGTTCATTATTTGTCTAAACAATTAAAAGTCACTGTAAATTTTCACGAACACTGTGTGGGTGAAACTGTAAGAAAAAAAGTTAATGAATTAAAAAACGGTGAAATTTTATTATTGGAAAATCTACGTTTCTACAAAGAAGAAGAAGAAGAAAATGAAAATTTTGCTTATGAATTATCGAAGTTAGGAGATATTTATGTTAATGATGCGTTTGGAGTTTCACATCGTTTTCACAGTTCTATTACTATTCTTCCGAAATTTTTTGGAAAAAAAAAATGTATTGGTTTTCTCATGAAAAAAGAAATACAGTTCATAGATAAATTTTCATATGGAAAAGGAAAAAGACCTATTACTATTTTATTAGGGGGAGCAAAAATATCTTCTAAGATAAAAATTATTGAAAATATTATTAATTTTGCAGATTATATTTTGATAGGAGGTGCAATGTCTTATCCTTTTATAAAAATGAAAGGAGGAATGATAGGAGATTCCATGATTGAAAAAAATCAATCAATTGAAAATACATTAAAAAAAATTTTCCATAAAAATAAAAATAATATCATACATCTTCCAAAAGATGTAATAATAGCTGATTCATTTAAAAATGAAGCCAACACTAAAATTTCTCCTATTCATTCTATTCCAAACGGATGGATGGGGTTAGATATAGGTCCTTTCTCCATAAAAAATTTTTGTAAGATTATAGAAAAATCTGAAACCATTTTATGGAATGGACCTGTAGGTGTTTTCGAGTTCTCAAATTTTTCTTATGGAACTAGATCAATAGCAAAATCTGTTGCAAATACAACTGAAAAAGGAGCATTTTCTTTAGTAGGAGGAGGAGACTCTATTGCTTCATTAAAAATGGAAAAATGTGATCAAAAAATCAGTTATTTATCAACAGGAGGAGGAGCTATGTTAGATAGCTTAAAAACTCAAACACTTCCTGGAATAAGTGCAGTAATACAATAA
- a CDS encoding glycogen/starch synthase encodes MIGKRILYVSSDLFPFSSENQISLSVLKATKFMQSIGNDVRIFMPRFGVINERRHQLHEVIRLSGMNLVINDIDQPLLIKVASIPDARLQVYFIDNEEYFKRKAIDEDENGIFFQDNDERALFFTKGVLETVKKLNWKPDIIHIYGWMSFLIPLYIKHFYKSDPVYQNVKIVVSIYNKPFKGFLNKDIIKKIKFDGIKSRKLKLLENPNYLNLIKLCMYFSDAIIKGDLFFPKEIEDYIKTTKLLVLKYYPVEEIETVYQQFYKETVLEQIN; translated from the coding sequence ATGATAGGTAAACGTATACTATATGTTTCTTCAGATTTATTTCCCTTTTCTTCAGAGAATCAGATATCTTTATCAGTGTTAAAAGCCACTAAATTTATGCAATCAATAGGAAATGATGTACGTATATTTATGCCTCGTTTTGGAGTAATTAATGAAAGAAGGCATCAATTACATGAAGTCATTCGTTTATCAGGTATGAATTTAGTGATTAATGATATAGATCAACCTTTGTTAATAAAAGTAGCATCCATTCCTGATGCTAGGTTACAAGTTTATTTTATAGATAATGAAGAATATTTTAAAAGAAAGGCTATAGATGAAGATGAAAATGGAATTTTTTTTCAAGATAACGATGAAAGAGCTTTATTTTTTACAAAAGGTGTTTTAGAAACTGTTAAAAAATTAAATTGGAAACCTGATATAATCCATATATATGGATGGATGAGTTTTTTGATTCCTTTATATATTAAACATTTTTACAAAAGTGATCCAGTGTATCAAAATGTAAAAATAGTTGTATCTATTTACAATAAACCTTTTAAAGGGTTTTTAAATAAAGATATCATTAAAAAGATAAAATTTGATGGCATCAAATCTAGAAAATTAAAATTGTTAGAAAATCCAAATTATCTTAATCTAATCAAATTATGTATGTATTTCTCGGATGCTATTATAAAAGGAGATCTCTTTTTTCCAAAAGAAATAGAGGATTATATAAAAACAACCAAGTTGTTAGTCTTAAAATATTATCCTGTAGAAGAGATAGAGACCGTTTATCAACAATTTTATAAAGAAACTGTTTTAGAACAGATAAATTAA
- a CDS encoding superoxide dismutase, with translation MSFKLPKLPYSYKDFEPYIDRKTMDIHYNKHHAAYTNNLNQAILNTNMINLSIKEILKRTHMESPIIRNNSGGFYNHNLFWEILTPNTEYTHPSPYLNEIFKENFNSFDSFKENFSKVAANHFGSGWIWLCVKKEKLSICSTINQDNPLMYGMGCEGIPILGLDVWEHAYYLQYQNRRLDYISSFWNIVNWIKVEENYKKNMKK, from the coding sequence ATGTCATTTAAACTTCCAAAATTGCCTTATTCATATAAAGATTTTGAACCTTACATAGATAGAAAAACTATGGATATCCATTATAATAAACATCATGCTGCTTATACTAACAATCTAAATCAAGCTATTTTAAATACAAATATGATTAATCTTTCCATAAAAGAAATTTTGAAAAGAACTCATATGGAATCTCCAATAATACGAAATAATAGTGGAGGCTTTTATAATCATAATTTATTTTGGGAAATATTAACACCCAACACAGAATATACTCATCCAAGTCCATATTTAAATGAAATTTTTAAAGAAAATTTTAATTCTTTTGATTCTTTTAAAGAGAATTTTTCAAAAGTAGCAGCTAATCATTTTGGCTCTGGATGGATTTGGTTATGCGTAAAAAAAGAAAAATTAAGTATTTGTTCCACAATAAATCAAGATAATCCTCTTATGTATGGAATGGGTTGTGAAGGAATCCCCATATTGGGATTAGATGTATGGGAACATGCTTACTATCTACAATATCAAAATCGTCGTTTAGATTATATTTCTTCTTTTTGGAATATCGTGAATTGGATAAAAGTGGAAGAAAATTACAAAAAAAATATGAAAAAATAA
- a CDS encoding uroporphyrinogen-III synthase translates to MHIKKRINNILISQPLSTGNNTPYIKLSKNKNVNIDFRSFIEVKGASSSDVRRQKINFSDFTVVLFISKKSVDHYFRLAKSMRFKVPISMRYVCQTKTIAYYLQKYIVYRKRKIHIGNKSFKDLLPYVKKYSKDKFLLPSSDILKTEIPDMLNRQNIFWRRAILYKTNSSDLSDLKHIYYDILVFFNPAEIKSLFDNFPNFDQNNIKIATFGKNTLDAAYKAGLKIDIKVPTPEFPSMAMALEKYIKKLNTIRY, encoded by the coding sequence ATGCATATAAAAAAAAGGATAAATAATATTCTTATTTCACAACCTCTTAGCACTGGTAATAATACTCCATATATAAAACTTAGCAAAAATAAAAACGTAAATATTGATTTTAGATCTTTTATAGAAGTAAAAGGAGCATCATCCAGTGATGTAAGAAGACAAAAAATCAATTTCTCTGATTTTACCGTAGTTCTTTTTATTAGTAAAAAATCTGTAGATCATTATTTTAGATTAGCAAAGTCTATGCGTTTTAAAGTTCCTATCTCAATGAGATATGTATGCCAAACAAAAACTATAGCTTATTATTTGCAAAAATATATTGTCTATAGAAAAAGAAAAATTCATATTGGAAATAAATCATTTAAAGATTTACTTCCTTATGTCAAAAAATATTCCAAAGATAAATTTCTTTTACCTTCTTCTGACATATTAAAAACAGAAATTCCAGATATGTTAAATAGACAAAATATTTTTTGGAGAAGAGCTATTTTATATAAAACAAATTCTAGTGATTTATCTGATTTAAAGCATATATATTATGATATTTTAGTTTTTTTTAATCCAGCAGAAATCAAATCTTTGTTTGATAATTTTCCTAACTTTGATCAGAATAATATCAAAATTGCTACTTTCGGAAAAAATACTTTAGACGCCGCTTATAAAGCAGGATTAAAAATTGATATAAAAGTTCCTACACCAGAATTTCCTTCTATGGCTATGGCTTTGGAAAAATATATTAAAAAATTAAACACAATTAGATATTGA
- a CDS encoding PSP1 domain-containing protein, which translates to MNKSCSDCLNKCAKKENFFQKKQCCKLNTLDWLSNIKSPFEYQKYDIVEIQFKNDRKEFFLNQEKIPLDQGNIVTVEPKSGIGYDVGIVSLTGELVKLQIRNKTINSNTFKKIYRKSTHKEINIWKFFKKKEFSTLLKAKKIAKNLNLSMKICDVEYQGDGIKAIFYYTAENRIDFRKLIKEFAVYFHTRVEMRQIGYRQEAAKIGGIGSCGRELCCSTWLKNFKSVTTNSARYQQLSINIQKLTGQCSKLKCCLNYELDTYLDAIKDFPDFNIKIHTEKGISKCMKIDVFKREMWFSYIKNPNTWFKIKVKKIKEILEKDQIAPPLEELSTANSIQKTELTFKNLSI; encoded by the coding sequence ATGAACAAATCATGTTCTGATTGTTTAAATAAATGTGCAAAAAAAGAAAATTTTTTTCAAAAAAAACAATGTTGTAAACTTAATACATTGGATTGGTTATCCAATATTAAATCTCCTTTTGAATATCAAAAATATGATATTGTAGAAATACAATTTAAAAATGATAGAAAAGAATTTTTTCTTAATCAAGAAAAAATTCCCCTTGATCAGGGAAACATTGTGACTGTAGAACCTAAATCTGGTATTGGATACGATGTAGGTATAGTTTCTTTAACTGGAGAACTCGTGAAATTACAAATAAGAAATAAAACTATTAATTCAAATACTTTTAAAAAGATATATAGAAAATCAACACATAAAGAAATAAATATTTGGAAATTTTTTAAAAAAAAAGAGTTTTCAACTCTTTTAAAAGCTAAAAAAATTGCAAAAAACTTGAATCTTTCTATGAAAATTTGTGATGTGGAATATCAAGGAGATGGAATAAAAGCTATTTTTTATTATACAGCCGAAAATAGAATTGATTTTAGAAAATTGATAAAAGAATTTGCTGTATATTTTCATACACGTGTAGAAATGCGTCAGATTGGATATAGACAAGAAGCGGCAAAAATTGGTGGAATTGGTTCTTGTGGTCGAGAGCTTTGTTGTTCAACTTGGCTGAAAAATTTTAAAAGTGTAACTACTAATTCTGCAAGATATCAACAACTTTCTATAAATATTCAAAAATTAACCGGCCAATGTAGCAAATTAAAGTGCTGTCTCAATTATGAATTAGATACTTATTTAGATGCCATAAAAGATTTTCCAGATTTCAATATCAAAATTCATACAGAAAAAGGAATTTCTAAGTGTATGAAAATTGATGTTTTTAAACGAGAGATGTGGTTTTCTTATATTAAAAATCCCAATACATGGTTCAAAATAAAAGTAAAAAAGATTAAAGAAATTTTAGAAAAAGATCAAATAGCACCCCCTTTAGAGGAATTGTCAACGGCCAACAGTATTCAAAAAACGGAATTAACATTTAAAAATTTATCTATATAA
- the glmS gene encoding glutamine--fructose-6-phosphate transaminase (isomerizing) gives MCGIIGYLGHKEAYPIIINGLKKLEYRGYDSSGIAVFYETGYNLYKAKGRVYELEKKIFSCKAKLKGTTGIGHTRWATHGIPDNINAHPHVSNSNELVMIHNGIIENYYAIKIILLKNGFTFQSKTDTEVLVNLIEYIKKENKLSLEEAVRISLNEIVGAYSIAIVEKSHPDTIIVAKLGSPLSLGIKEKEFFISSDPISFIDYTKNVLYLKDGEMAILKKEKELDLRKILDNHKLNPIIKKLKINLKEIEKGEYKYFMLKEIYEQPKTILDTLRGRLLIPEKIICIDGIESNKDIFVNAKCITIVACGTSWHASLIGEYLLEELTRIPVEVEYASEFRYRNPIIGKNDVIIVISQSGETADTLAALKLAKNKGAFVFGICNVVGSSIARNVDAGAYTHAGPEIGVASTKAFSAQITVLVLLAMIIGKHRSIINDSRYRSLCKELGSIPEKVDYTLKMYDSIKRISQVYYDVNNFLYLGRGINFPVALEGALKLKEISYIHAEGYPAAEMKHGPIALIDENMPVVIIATKKGCYDKIIGNIQEIKARKGKVIAIINEGDVQVNLLADHVIKIPNISEILSPLITVIPLQLLAYQIAYIRGKNVDQPRNLAKSVTVE, from the coding sequence ATGTGTGGTATAATTGGTTATTTGGGTCATAAAGAAGCTTATCCTATTATCATTAATGGATTAAAAAAATTGGAGTATAGAGGATATGATAGTTCTGGAATAGCTGTTTTTTATGAAACTGGATATAATTTGTATAAGGCCAAAGGAAGAGTTTATGAATTGGAAAAAAAAATTTTTTCTTGTAAAGCGAAATTAAAAGGAACAACTGGAATAGGTCATACAAGATGGGCCACTCATGGAATTCCAGATAATATTAACGCTCATCCTCATGTTTCCAATTCTAATGAACTTGTTATGATTCATAATGGAATTATAGAAAATTATTATGCTATTAAAATTATTTTATTAAAAAACGGATTTACTTTTCAAAGTAAAACAGATACAGAAGTTCTTGTAAACTTAATTGAATATATTAAAAAAGAAAATAAATTATCTTTAGAAGAAGCTGTAAGAATTTCTTTAAATGAAATCGTAGGAGCTTATTCTATTGCTATAGTAGAAAAATCTCATCCTGATACAATTATCGTTGCTAAATTGGGAAGTCCTTTGTCTTTAGGAATTAAAGAAAAAGAATTTTTTATTTCATCTGACCCTATATCTTTTATAGATTATACCAAAAATGTTCTTTATTTAAAAGATGGAGAAATGGCTATTCTTAAAAAAGAGAAGGAATTAGATCTTAGAAAGATTCTAGATAATCATAAATTAAATCCAATCATTAAAAAACTTAAAATTAATTTAAAAGAAATTGAAAAAGGAGAATATAAATATTTCATGTTGAAAGAAATATATGAACAACCTAAAACAATTTTGGATACTTTAAGGGGACGATTATTGATTCCGGAAAAAATTATTTGTATTGATGGAATTGAATCTAATAAAGATATTTTTGTTAATGCTAAATGTATAACTATAGTAGCATGTGGAACCTCATGGCATGCTAGTTTAATTGGAGAATATTTATTAGAGGAGCTGACTCGTATTCCAGTAGAGGTAGAGTATGCTTCTGAATTTCGGTATAGAAACCCTATTATAGGAAAAAATGATGTTATCATTGTAATTTCCCAATCTGGAGAAACAGCCGATACTTTAGCCGCTCTAAAATTAGCAAAAAATAAAGGAGCTTTTGTATTTGGAATTTGTAATGTAGTTGGGTCATCTATTGCACGAAATGTAGATGCCGGAGCTTATACACATGCAGGTCCTGAAATTGGTGTAGCTTCTACAAAAGCTTTTAGTGCACAAATTACAGTTCTTGTTTTATTAGCTATGATCATCGGAAAACATAGGTCTATAATCAATGATAGTCGATATAGATCCTTATGCAAAGAACTTGGCTCTATTCCAGAAAAAGTTGATTATACATTGAAAATGTATGATTCCATAAAAAGAATATCGCAAGTATATTATGATGTAAACAATTTTCTTTATTTAGGTAGAGGGATAAATTTTCCAGTTGCTTTAGAAGGAGCTTTAAAATTAAAAGAAATATCCTATATTCATGCAGAAGGATATCCTGCTGCAGAAATGAAACATGGTCCTATAGCTTTAATTGATGAAAACATGCCAGTGGTTATTATTGCTACAAAAAAAGGATGTTATGATAAAATTATTGGGAATATACAAGAAATTAAAGCTAGAAAAGGTAAAGTTATTGCTATAATTAATGAAGGAGATGTTCAAGTTAATCTTTTGGCAGATCATGTGATAAAAATCCCAAATATTTCTGAAATACTTAGTCCATTAATAACTGTTATTCCTCTTCAATTATTAGCTTATCAAATTGCTTATATACGTGGAAAAAATGTTGATCAACCAAGAAATTTAGCAAAATCAGTAACAGTAGAATAA
- a CDS encoding Ig-like domain-containing protein: protein MKIFFVFFSFSILISCANYKPLTGGNIDMYPPRFIYSIPNNFSTYVQISLKEIKIFFDENIILDNIYDHNHIIMNPFYIRKYVIIHPVNFPKKYISIRFIKSLKKNTTYSIQFNNCIKDNKEGNVLYFFKYIFSTGKNINTTHIKGNIKNFLEFKNKKNTIIGLYEYNETNKYNIEKKPDFIAFIDYKSNKYQILHIKKGKYLLFCFYDENGNQIYEPNNKELIFFRKTLFLLEDKEYHIQISK, encoded by the coding sequence TTGAAAATATTTTTTGTTTTCTTTTCTTTTTCAATTTTAATTTCTTGCGCAAATTATAAACCACTCACTGGAGGAAATATAGATATGTACCCTCCACGTTTTATATATTCTATTCCTAATAATTTTTCTACTTATGTTCAAATCAGTTTAAAAGAAATAAAAATATTTTTTGATGAAAATATTATATTAGATAATATATATGATCACAATCATATAATTATGAATCCTTTTTATATACGAAAATATGTGATTATTCATCCTGTAAATTTTCCTAAAAAATATATTAGTATTCGATTTATAAAATCTTTAAAAAAAAATACGACTTATAGTATTCAGTTCAATAACTGTATAAAAGATAATAAAGAAGGAAATGTTTTATATTTTTTTAAATATATTTTTTCTACTGGTAAAAATATAAATACAACCCATATTAAAGGAAATATAAAAAATTTTCTTGAATTTAAAAATAAAAAAAATACAATTATAGGATTATATGAATATAATGAAACAAATAAATATAACATTGAAAAAAAACCGGATTTTATTGCTTTTATAGATTATAAAAGTAATAAATATCAAATTCTACACATAAAAAAAGGAAAATATTTGTTATTTTGTTTCTATGATGAAAATGGAAATCAAATATATGAACCAAACAATAAAGAATTAATTTTTTTTAGAAAAACTTTATTCTTATTAGAAGATAAGGAATATCACATACAAATTTCAAAATAG